GAGGTGGTGGGCTCCGACCAGGACACGGACGTGGCGGTGCTGGAGCTGAAGCTCGCCGCCGGCGAGCAGGTGCCCGCGGCGCGGATCGGCGCCGACGCGCCGGTGGAGGTAGGCGACTGGGTTCTCGCCCTGGGCAGCCCGTTGGACCTGGACTTCACCGTCACCGCTGGGATCGTGAGCGCGAAAGGGCGACAGTTGTCGATCGGGACCGAGGGCCGGCAGACCGCGCTGGAGTCCTACATCCAGACCGACGCGGCGATCAACCCGGGCAATTCGGGCGGCCCGCTGGTGGACCTGGACGGCCGGGTGGTGGGCGTGAACACGGCCATCCAGTCCCCGAACCGGCGCTTCATCGGCTACGGGTTCGCGATCCCCATGGCCATCGTATCCCGGGTGGCCGATGACCTGCTCGAATACGGCGTGGTCCATCGCCCGCGCCTGGGAGTTTCCGTGCGCGACGTGCTCGACCCGGACGCCGAGGCGTATGGGCTGGACCGGATCGAAGGCGCCTGGATAGAGTCGGTGCAGGAAGGCCTGCCGGCGGCGCGCTCGGGCCTGAGGCACGGGGACGTCGTGCTGGCGATCGATGGCGCCGAGGTGGCCAACGCCAACGAGCTCACCACCCAGCTCCTGCAGCGGCAGCCGGGGCAGCGGATCCGGCTGTCGGTCCGCCGCTTCCAGGAGGATCGCGAGGTCATCGTGCGGCTGGACGAGTTCGAACCGCGCAAGCGCGCGCGTACGCCGCCCACGCTGGTGGCGGAGACCCCTACCGATCGCGTGGGCTTCTCGGTCGAAGCGGTACGCTCGGGAACGGGCTCGGGCACTCGCCTGGTCATCGAGGACATCGCCGACGGCGGGCCCGTCGGAGAGCGCGCTCGCGGCTGGGAAGTCGTCTCGATCAACGGCGTGGAGATCGGCACCGTCCGCGACTTCCGACGGCTCGCCTCGCGGCTGGAGGGCGGCGACCTGGTTTCGCTGATCCTGACCGACGGCGAGGACGAGCGCATCGTCAACTACAGGGCCAGGCCGTAGACGGGAGTTGAAGCGAGGGCGGGCGTGACCCTCAGTCCGCCCCGCCCGCCTCCGCTTCCTTGAGCCAGATCTTGAACGCGGTGCCGCGGCCCGGCTCGCTCTCCACGATGATCCGGCCGCCCCAGTCCTCGACCAGGCGCTTTACGATGGCCAGGCCGAGGCCCGTGCCGGAGCTGCGGGTGGAAAAGTGCGGCTCGAACACGCTGGGCAGCACGTCGGCCGGGATGCCCTCGCCGCCATCGCTGATCTGGAGCGCGACCTCGGCGCCCTCGCGCCGCACTGTGACCCGCGCGACGCCTCCCTCGGGGAGCGCCTCGCGGGCGTTCTCCAGCAGGTTGATCAGCACCTCCCGCAGCTCCCCGTCGCGGGCCGCCACGGACGGCAGGTCGGGCTCGGACTCAACTCGCACGACCATACCTCGCTCTCCGGACGCGTACAGCGCCTGCACATCCAGGGCGACCGCCTCGACGTCCACCGACTCCAGCGCCGGCTGCGGCTCGGCGGGTGCGCCGTAACGGGCGAACGCGCGCGCGATGTCGCTGAGGCGGTCGATCTCGTGCAGCACCTGCTCGACGTTGCCCTCCAGGATCTCGCCGAAGTCCTGGCGCTCGTCTCGAAAGGCGCGCCTTACGTGCTGCACCGACAGCCGGATGGGGGTCAGGGGGTTCTTGATTTCGTGGGCTACCTGACGCGCCATCTCGCCCCAGGCCAGTACCCGCGCGCTGCGCAGCTCTCGGGCCCGAGCGCGACGAAGCCCGCGAGTCATGCGATTGAACGAGCGGAACAGCTCGCCGAACTCATCCCGCCTGTCGACCGGCAGATCGACCCGCGAGCGGCCCTCGCCGACGGCAGACGCGGCGCGGCTGAGTTGGCCGATAGGCCGCGCCAGCGCGCGACCGGCGGCGAGCGATAGCGCCAGCGACAATACCGCGCCGAGCAGGATGGCGAAGAGCAGCGTGTCCGTCAGCTCCGCTCGCCGCGCCGCGGCGGCGCCGCCGGGCAAGGCCGGGATTCCCACCACCCCGGCCGGCGCCAGGCGCCGGAATCCCACCACCGCGCGCCGACCGAGCAGGCTGCGGCCGCGGTCCAGGGCGAGGGCCTCGCCTTCGCGCAGCGCGATGTGGGCGTCCGGCGCCAGCCAGGCGTCGTGCACCCCCAGCCTGACCAGCTCCGGACGCGACGACGTGATCAACTCGCCGCCCTGGTAGAACAGGACGTCCAGGCCCACCAGACCCGCCACCGTCTGTAGGTTGCCGCCGGCGGCGGCGAAGACGTCCACGGCCTGCGCGCTGGAGCGAGACACGGTCGCCTCGGCCTCGCGTTCGGCGGCACCCGCGACCGTCCGGTAGGCCACGGCGCCGAAGGCCAGCGTGGGCACCAGGAAGAAGAAGAACAGCGCCAGGGTGACCCTGGACCGGAAGCTGCCGGGGGCGGGAATCCAGGGGGCCGGCGGCGGCCGGGGGGAGCCCGCGAGGTTGTGCGCGAATCCCCAGATCAGCGCCAGCGCCAGCAGGTCGACCACGATCAGGAGCACGCCGCGCGCGATCCGCACGGCGGCCGGAGCCTGGTCGACCTCGACGTGCGCGTGGTAGAGGACGTCACCCAGGCGGAGTTCGCCCTCCCCGCGCACCCCGGCCACCGAGGCTGCCCAGCGCAGGCCCTCGGCGCGCACGCCGGCCGTCGTGCTCGCGGTTAGCGTCAACGTCGCGGTCGCGGGCCTGGCGTCGCGCGTTCCGAGCGCGGCGGCGGCCAGACCCTCCGGGGCGAGGGCGCGGCGCGGCAGAACCAGCGCGGACGCGACCCAGCCGCCGCCCAGCGGCACCGCCTGCGCCTGGCGCACTTCCGGAGAGGGGTCTGTTCGCCGGATCGGCAGGTCCGCTTCGCGTGACGCGCGCACGACGTCGGCGGCCATGCCGGAGCCCGTGCCCGGGTCGTCGCCCGATCCGGTGATG
This portion of the Gemmatimonadota bacterium genome encodes:
- a CDS encoding trypsin-like peptidase domain-containing protein, whose product is MTIALGGLLSACGFDAGSDVGATVQTVALASPTLRPRPAALPLQERVSDSPGLARELSGAFRDAANEVLPAVVRVEAQQAGRGGRAGGIARGSGFVLDEAGHVITNNHVVARATRVLVRFVNGRSYEAEVVGSDQDTDVAVLELKLAAGEQVPAARIGADAPVEVGDWVLALGSPLDLDFTVTAGIVSAKGRQLSIGTEGRQTALESYIQTDAAINPGNSGGPLVDLDGRVVGVNTAIQSPNRRFIGYGFAIPMAIVSRVADDLLEYGVVHRPRLGVSVRDVLDPDAEAYGLDRIEGAWIESVQEGLPAARSGLRHGDVVLAIDGAEVANANELTTQLLQRQPGQRIRLSVRRFQEDREVIVRLDEFEPRKRARTPPTLVAETPTDRVGFSVEAVRSGTGSGTRLVIEDIADGGPVGERARGWEVVSINGVEIGTVRDFRRLASRLEGGDLVSLILTDGEDERIVNYRARP
- a CDS encoding HAMP domain-containing sensor histidine kinase, whose product is LAAGGVGAALTLGAWVAGASASDALLRAGPALWWGLQVAWASILGVATAVLLPRPEHAATPGGGARAMGWIAAGLALGGLLGAALVLARDPWLGAEPWFALAWAAPAYLVARGTPRLRFGGLRRWLVAGALAATALLPQLWLASADARLRGAEADVERLAAPTDPFIDFLMARLGAEARERYARGEGGAELLYRAWVGSGLAAEGYPVRLALWGPDGGVAERLDITGSGDDPGTGSGMAADVVRASREADLPIRRTDPSPEVRQAQAVPLGGGWVASALVLPRRALAPEGLAAAALGTRDARPATATLTLTASTTAGVRAEGLRWAASVAGVRGEGELRLGDVLYHAHVEVDQAPAAVRIARGVLLIVVDLLALALIWGFAHNLAGSPRPPPAPWIPAPGSFRSRVTLALFFFFLVPTLAFGAVAYRTVAGAAEREAEATVSRSSAQAVDVFAAAGGNLQTVAGLVGLDVLFYQGGELITSSRPELVRLGVHDAWLAPDAHIALREGEALALDRGRSLLGRRAVVGFRRLAPAGVVGIPALPGGAAAARRAELTDTLLFAILLGAVLSLALSLAAGRALARPIGQLSRAASAVGEGRSRVDLPVDRRDEFGELFRSFNRMTRGLRRARARELRSARVLAWGEMARQVAHEIKNPLTPIRLSVQHVRRAFRDERQDFGEILEGNVEQVLHEIDRLSDIARAFARYGAPAEPQPALESVDVEAVALDVQALYASGERGMVVRVESEPDLPSVAARDGELREVLINLLENAREALPEGGVARVTVRREGAEVALQISDGGEGIPADVLPSVFEPHFSTRSSGTGLGLAIVKRLVEDWGGRIIVESEPGRGTAFKIWLKEAEAGGAD